One window of Vidua chalybeata isolate OUT-0048 chromosome 14, bVidCha1 merged haplotype, whole genome shotgun sequence genomic DNA carries:
- the PIN4 gene encoding peptidyl-prolyl cis-trans isomerase NIMA-interacting 4 isoform X1: MPNTALCAGWLQPRPGGHNPVSRGPASIGPVSISPVSIGPVFISPVSRGPAPRGSSVPAQRGQPGNLGAGQGRPHPAWSRQREGLTAARWRPKGKAAEKAAAKPGRVRHILCEKHVRAMEAMEKLKSGQRFSEVAAQYSEDKARQGGDLGWMTRGSMVGPFQEVAFALPVSSMDKPVYTDPPVKTKFGYHIIMVEGRK; encoded by the exons ATGCCGAACACAGCCTTGTGTGCCGGGTGGCTCCAGCCCCGTCCGGGTGGGCACAACCCCGTGTCCCGCGGCCCCGCGTCCATCGGCCCCGTGTCCATCAGCCCTGTGTCCATCGGCCCCGTGTTCATAAGCCCCGTGTCCCGCGGCCCAGCCCCGCGCGGCAGCTCCGTGCCGGCACAGCGCGGGCAGCCGGGGAACCTcggggcggggcaggggcggCCCCACCCGGCGTGGAGTAGGCAGCGCGAGGGCCTTACGGCGGCAAGATGGCGCCCAAAGGGAAAGGCGGCGGAAAAGGCGGCGGCAAAGCCGGGAAGG GTTCGGCACATCCTGTGCGAGAAGCACGTCCGGGCCATGGAGGCCATGGAGAAGCTGAAGTCAGGACAGCGCTTTAGCGAGGTGGCGGCACAGTACAGCGAGGACAAGGCCAGGCAAGGG GGGGACCTGGGCTGGATGACCAGAGGCTCCATGGTGGGACCATTCCAGGAGGTAGCATTTGCCCTGCCTGTGAGCAGCATGGACAAACCCGTGTACACGGACCCTCCCGTCAAGACCAAGTTTGGATACCACATTATCATGGtggaaggcagaaaataa
- the PIN4 gene encoding peptidyl-prolyl cis-trans isomerase NIMA-interacting 4 isoform X2: MAPKGKGGGKGGGKAGKGGDGGGGSEGKAQGPKGGGSAVKVRHILCEKHVRAMEAMEKLKSGQRFSEVAAQYSEDKARQGGDLGWMTRGSMVGPFQEVAFALPVSSMDKPVYTDPPVKTKFGYHIIMVEGRK; encoded by the exons ATGGCGCCCAAAGGGAAAGGCGGCGGAAAAGGCGGCGGCAAAGCCGGGAAGG GCGgcgacggcggcggcggcagcgaaGGCAAAGCACAGGGCCCGAAGGGAGGCGGCAGCGCCGTGAAG GTTCGGCACATCCTGTGCGAGAAGCACGTCCGGGCCATGGAGGCCATGGAGAAGCTGAAGTCAGGACAGCGCTTTAGCGAGGTGGCGGCACAGTACAGCGAGGACAAGGCCAGGCAAGGG GGGGACCTGGGCTGGATGACCAGAGGCTCCATGGTGGGACCATTCCAGGAGGTAGCATTTGCCCTGCCTGTGAGCAGCATGGACAAACCCGTGTACACGGACCCTCCCGTCAAGACCAAGTTTGGATACCACATTATCATGGtggaaggcagaaaataa